A window of the Hordeum vulgare subsp. vulgare chromosome 5H, MorexV3_pseudomolecules_assembly, whole genome shotgun sequence genome harbors these coding sequences:
- the LOC123398480 gene encoding uncharacterized protein LOC123398480 yields the protein MEATKERREQKAGDSVQLPTETSPYVQYNKDDGLEDYKMPAYGAQGHLPVSDVPHGSGTDAPTIPGTALPTQRLNLHGRQQPQRGARGGGAGVRRTDADEAATDAINRHGVP from the coding sequence ATGGAGGCGACGAAGGAGAGGCGGGAGCAGAAGGCCGGCGACTCGGTGCAGCTGCCGACGGAGACGAGCCCGTACGTGCAGTACAACAAGGACGACGGCCTGGAGGACTACAAGATGCCGGCCTACGGCGCGCAGGGCCACCTCCCCGTCTCCGACGTGCCCCACGGCTCCGGCACCGACGCGCCCACCATCCCCGGCACCGCGCTCCCGACTCAGCGCCTGAACCTGCACGGGCGCCAGCAGCCGCAGCGGGGCGCCCGGGGAGGGGGCGCTGGCGTTCGCCGCACCGACGCCGACGAGGCTGCCACCGACGCCATCAACCGCCACGGCGTGCCGTAA